One region of Polaribacter pectinis genomic DNA includes:
- a CDS encoding threonine/serine ThrE exporter family protein: MKIPEKYQFIVALGKALHVYGIPSYKIQAYLTEVAKKQGITGSFMDSPTWINYVFYEDENSYNYVECVLPGSLNLGAYSRIAELTNKVIDSKINNDSIHKELNIIHAKTQEINHLYLVLAYALSAGCFSLLIGTNLVSFVFSLILGAFIYLLVFLTKKSKYLENVFESLSALVVTIICCLLTLIFPNLNLGLTILSSIIIFIPGLAITTALEEITSKSLVSGGAKLFDAIILLFKQFFGVLLGIALMTSLVNIDLTYHVSEMPKWTIYLAIPILSITLLPIFQVRKKDMLFGVLTGVVAFLMTVLFSGYGVLVSTFIGTLVVVAMSRLFGLISKTPKTVYLIQGVVMLVPGSKSFMGLSNSFFNPSTTTGSVNLFEQVAFILMGIIGGLLFAGTFRERSPKKNKIEIKNN, translated from the coding sequence ATGAAAATTCCTGAAAAATATCAATTTATAGTTGCGCTAGGAAAAGCGTTACACGTATATGGTATTCCTTCCTATAAAATACAAGCATACTTAACTGAAGTGGCTAAAAAACAAGGGATTACGGGTAGTTTTATGGATTCTCCTACATGGATAAACTATGTTTTTTATGAAGATGAAAATTCTTATAATTATGTTGAATGTGTTTTACCAGGTTCTTTAAACTTAGGTGCATATTCTAGAATTGCAGAATTAACAAATAAGGTTATTGATTCTAAAATTAACAATGATTCAATACATAAAGAATTGAATATTATACATGCAAAAACACAGGAAATAAATCATTTATATTTAGTTTTAGCATACGCTTTATCTGCAGGTTGTTTTAGTTTATTAATAGGTACTAATCTTGTTTCTTTTGTATTTTCCTTAATATTAGGTGCGTTTATTTATCTATTAGTTTTTTTAACCAAAAAGTCTAAATATTTAGAAAATGTATTCGAATCTTTAAGTGCTTTAGTTGTAACTATAATCTGTTGCTTGCTAACATTAATTTTTCCAAACCTTAATTTAGGTTTAACTATATTATCTTCTATTATTATTTTTATTCCAGGATTAGCAATTACAACTGCTTTAGAAGAAATAACTTCTAAAAGTTTGGTTTCTGGTGGCGCAAAACTTTTTGATGCAATTATATTATTATTTAAACAATTTTTTGGTGTATTACTTGGTATTGCATTAATGACATCATTAGTAAATATTGACTTAACTTATCATGTGTCTGAGATGCCTAAATGGACTATTTATTTAGCCATTCCTATATTATCGATTACGTTATTACCAATATTTCAGGTTCGTAAAAAAGATATGCTTTTTGGTGTATTAACAGGTGTAGTTGCATTTTTAATGACTGTATTATTTTCTGGGTATGGCGTATTAGTAAGTACGTTTATTGGTACTTTGGTTGTGGTTGCAATGAGTCGTTTATTTGGATTGATTTCCAAAACTCCAAAAACAGTTTATTTAATTCAAGGAGTTGTTATGCTTGTACCAGGAAGTAAATCTTTTATGGGTTTAAGTAACTCCTTTTTTAATCCATCTACTACAACAGGTTCTGTCAACTTATTTGAACAAGTTGCTTTCATTCTTATGGGTATTATTGGAGGATTACTTTTTGCTGGTACATTTAGAGAAAGAAGTCCTAAAAAAAATAAAATCGAAATTAAAAATAATTAG
- the purL gene encoding phosphoribosylformylglycinamidine synthase — MIHFFGNIDSKVFAVQTTKKLAKTTIDKLTWLFGNQPKIEETTLDTFFVGPRAAMITPWSTNAVEITQNMGISDIIRIEEFTAVLEDFKDFDPMISEKFNGLDQDSFTVDIKPDTILDIEDIAAYNQQEGLSLSDEEVEYLEGVATKIGRKLTDSEVFGFSQVNSEHCRHKIFNGTFVIDGEEMPTSLFKMIKETSKENPNDIVSAYKDNVAFVKGPKVEQFAPKTADKPDFYQTSLFDSVISLKAETHNFPTTVEPFNGAATGSGGEIRDRLAGGKGSLPLAGTAVYMTSYSRLEENRYWEHKFKERDWLYQTPMDILIKASNGASDFGNKFGQPLITGSVLTFEHEENSSSSEAKARKLGFDKVIMQAGGIGYGKAEQALKDTPKEGDKIVILGGENYRIGMGGAAVSSADTGEFASGIELNAVQRSNPEMQKRAANAVRGMVESEENFIVSIHDHGAGGHLNCLSELVEDTGGKIDLDKLPVGDPTLSAKEIIGNESQERMGLVIAEKHIDTLQKIAERERSPMYTVGDVTGDNRFTFESKTKGDKPMDLALQDMFGSSPKTVLTDKTVKRNYKNSRYKVKNLKNYLTQVLQLEAVACKDWLTNKVDRCVGGKVAKQQCVGPLQIPLNNVGVMALDYNGKEGVATSIGHSPISGLIDPAAGSRNAITESLTNIIWAPLKDNLDSISLSANWMWPCKNEGEDARLYKAVKAVSEFSIDLGINVPTGKDSLSMKQKYADDEVIAPGTVIISAAGNCNEISKVVEPLLKVDGGNIYYINISQDKFKLGGSSFHQVLNTIGNEAPDVKDSAFVKNTFNTIQELIKGEKIIAGHDVASGGLITTLLEMCFADVNLGADLNISALNEEDSIKVLFSENSGIVFQADASVETILSENSIEFFNIGTANNSGTVNIQNSEENFTFDVAEMRDVWYKTSFLLDQKQTANNLAQDRFDNYKKQPLTYKFPENFTGKLPVIGKDKPKAAIIREKGSNSEREMANAMYLAGFDVKDVHMTDLISGRETLEDIQFIGAVGGFSNSDVLGSAKGWAGAFKYNAKAKAALKNFFKREDTLSVGICNGAQLWMELDLINPDHKVHGKLVHNDSKKHESSFTSVKIQENNSVMLSSLAGTELGVWISHGEGKFNLPESEENYNIVAKYGYEGYPNNPNGSDFNTAMMTDKTGRHLVTMPHIERSTFQWNWANYPAGRKDEVSPWLEAFVNAKNWLTK, encoded by the coding sequence ATGATTCATTTCTTCGGAAACATAGATAGCAAAGTATTCGCTGTTCAAACCACAAAAAAATTAGCTAAAACTACCATTGATAAATTAACCTGGCTTTTTGGCAACCAACCAAAGATAGAGGAAACTACTTTAGATACTTTTTTTGTAGGCCCAAGAGCAGCAATGATTACTCCTTGGAGTACAAATGCTGTGGAAATCACCCAAAATATGGGAATTTCTGATATTATTAGAATTGAAGAATTTACAGCAGTTTTAGAAGATTTTAAGGATTTCGATCCAATGATTTCAGAAAAATTTAATGGTTTAGATCAAGATTCATTTACAGTTGACATAAAACCAGACACAATTTTAGATATTGAAGATATTGCTGCTTACAACCAACAAGAAGGTTTGTCTTTAAGTGATGAAGAAGTAGAATATTTAGAAGGTGTTGCTACAAAAATTGGAAGGAAATTAACAGATTCTGAAGTATTTGGTTTTAGTCAAGTAAATTCAGAACACTGTAGACATAAGATTTTTAACGGAACTTTTGTAATTGATGGAGAAGAAATGCCTACTTCCCTATTCAAAATGATTAAAGAAACTTCGAAAGAAAATCCGAATGATATTGTTTCTGCATATAAAGATAATGTTGCTTTTGTAAAAGGACCAAAAGTGGAACAGTTTGCACCTAAAACTGCAGATAAACCAGACTTTTATCAAACATCACTTTTTGATTCTGTAATTTCATTAAAAGCAGAAACACATAACTTCCCAACAACTGTAGAACCTTTTAACGGTGCTGCAACTGGTTCTGGAGGAGAAATTAGAGACAGATTGGCTGGAGGAAAAGGTTCTTTACCCTTAGCAGGAACAGCTGTTTATATGACTTCTTATTCAAGATTAGAAGAAAATAGATATTGGGAACATAAATTCAAAGAAAGAGATTGGTTATACCAAACTCCAATGGATATTTTAATTAAAGCATCTAATGGTGCTTCAGATTTTGGAAACAAATTCGGACAACCTTTAATTACAGGTTCTGTTTTAACTTTTGAACATGAAGAAAATTCTTCTTCAAGTGAAGCAAAAGCAAGAAAATTAGGTTTTGACAAAGTAATTATGCAAGCTGGTGGAATTGGTTATGGAAAAGCAGAACAAGCTTTAAAAGATACACCAAAAGAAGGTGATAAAATTGTAATTCTTGGTGGTGAAAACTACAGAATTGGAATGGGTGGAGCAGCAGTTTCTTCTGCAGACACAGGGGAATTTGCCTCAGGAATTGAATTAAATGCAGTACAACGTTCTAATCCAGAAATGCAAAAACGTGCTGCAAATGCGGTTCGAGGAATGGTAGAAAGTGAAGAAAATTTTATTGTTTCTATACACGATCATGGAGCTGGAGGACATTTAAATTGTTTGTCAGAATTAGTAGAAGATACAGGTGGAAAAATTGATTTAGATAAATTACCAGTTGGAGACCCTACATTATCTGCAAAAGAAATTATTGGTAATGAATCTCAAGAAAGAATGGGATTGGTAATTGCTGAAAAACATATAGACACTTTACAGAAAATTGCAGAACGTGAGCGTTCACCTATGTACACAGTTGGAGATGTTACTGGAGATAATAGGTTTACTTTTGAATCTAAAACCAAAGGAGATAAACCAATGGATTTAGCTTTGCAAGATATGTTTGGCTCTTCTCCTAAAACTGTTTTAACAGATAAAACTGTAAAAAGAAATTATAAGAATTCTAGATATAAAGTTAAAAACTTAAAAAACTATTTAACACAGGTTTTACAATTAGAAGCTGTTGCTTGTAAAGATTGGTTAACAAATAAAGTAGATAGATGTGTTGGTGGTAAAGTTGCCAAACAACAATGTGTTGGTCCTTTACAAATTCCGTTGAACAATGTTGGTGTAATGGCATTAGATTACAATGGTAAAGAAGGTGTTGCAACTTCAATTGGGCACTCTCCTATTTCTGGATTAATAGATCCTGCTGCAGGAAGTAGAAATGCAATTACAGAATCTTTAACCAATATTATTTGGGCTCCTTTAAAAGATAATTTAGATTCAATTTCATTATCTGCAAACTGGATGTGGCCTTGTAAAAATGAAGGTGAAGATGCTCGTTTATACAAAGCTGTAAAAGCAGTTTCAGAATTTTCTATTGATTTAGGAATCAATGTTCCTACAGGAAAAGATTCTTTATCAATGAAGCAAAAATATGCTGATGATGAAGTAATTGCTCCAGGAACTGTTATTATTTCTGCTGCAGGAAACTGTAATGAAATTAGTAAGGTTGTAGAACCTCTTTTAAAAGTTGATGGAGGAAACATCTACTATATTAATATTTCTCAAGATAAATTTAAATTAGGAGGAAGTTCTTTTCACCAAGTATTAAATACTATTGGTAATGAAGCTCCAGATGTAAAAGATTCTGCTTTTGTAAAGAATACTTTTAATACAATTCAAGAGTTAATAAAAGGTGAAAAAATTATTGCAGGACATGATGTTGCTTCTGGTGGTTTAATTACAACGTTGTTAGAAATGTGTTTTGCTGATGTAAATTTAGGAGCAGATTTAAATATTTCTGCTTTAAATGAAGAAGATTCTATAAAAGTATTATTTTCTGAAAATTCAGGAATTGTTTTTCAAGCAGATGCTTCTGTAGAAACTATTTTATCAGAAAATAGCATTGAATTTTTCAATATAGGAACCGCAAACAATTCAGGAACTGTAAACATTCAAAATAGTGAAGAAAACTTTACGTTTGATGTTGCTGAAATGAGAGATGTTTGGTATAAAACTTCTTTCTTGTTAGATCAAAAACAAACGGCAAACAATTTAGCTCAAGATAGGTTTGATAACTATAAAAAGCAGCCATTAACTTATAAATTCCCGGAAAATTTTACAGGAAAATTACCTGTAATAGGAAAAGACAAACCAAAAGCTGCTATCATTAGAGAAAAAGGTTCAAACTCTGAACGTGAAATGGCAAATGCAATGTATTTAGCTGGTTTTGATGTGAAAGATGTTCACATGACCGATTTAATTTCTGGTCGTGAAACATTAGAAGATATTCAGTTTATTGGTGCTGTTGGAGGTTTTTCAAATTCAGATGTTTTAGGTTCTGCAAAAGGTTGGGCTGGAGCATTTAAATACAATGCAAAAGCAAAAGCAGCTTTAAAGAATTTTTTTAAAAGAGAGGATACTTTATCAGTAGGTATTTGTAATGGAGCACAATTATGGATGGAATTAGATTTAATTAATCCAGATCATAAAGTACATGGTAAATTAGTTCATAACGATTCTAAAAAGCACGAAAGTTCTTTTACTTCTGTAAAAATTCAAGAAAATAATTCTGTAATGTTATCTTCTTTAGCTGGAACAGAATTAGGAGTTTGGATTTCTCATGGTGAAGGAAAATTCAACTTACCAGAATCTGAAGAAAACTATAACATTGTTGCAAAATATGGTTATGAAGGCTATCCAAACAACCCTAATGGTTCTGATTTTAACACAGCAATGATGACAGATAAAACTGGTCGTCATTTAGTTACAATGCCTCATATAGAGCGTTCTACATTCCAATGGAATTGGGCAAATTATCCTGCTGGAAGAAAAGATGAAGTTTCTCCTTGGTTAGAAGCTTTTGTAAATGCTAAAAATTGGTTAACAAAGTAA
- a CDS encoding endonuclease → MKQKLLLLIFILSSFLVFSQIPSGYYNSATGSGFTLKTQLKNIIDNINDGNGQAFHDTSVTYGDLWDLYETSDVRSDGKVWDIYSDCNFTFVTDQDSGSGGTTECDKYNREHTFAQSWYGGSNSHTLRGDAHHVFATDKKVNGIRGNLAFGEVLTADYTSNNGSKRGTSSITGPNDKVFEPIDEYKGDIARGLLYVAVRYQDEIASWENNNNGADNMLNGTSDKVFEQWALDMLYRWHTIDPVSQKELDRNEEIFKHQKNRNPFVDHPEYVNTIWNSVLSTESSFSFNTVKIYPNPTSGKDLFIKINKSTNVKIFDVLGKLVISNNVDSNKNKIDISLLKKGIYIIKLYQNNNILSKKLIIR, encoded by the coding sequence ATGAAGCAAAAATTACTTTTATTAATATTTATTTTAAGTTCCTTTTTGGTATTTTCACAAATACCTAGTGGATATTACAATTCTGCAACAGGAAGTGGTTTCACATTAAAAACACAATTAAAAAATATAATTGACAATATCAATGATGGTAATGGACAGGCTTTTCATGATACAAGTGTAACCTATGGTGATTTGTGGGACTTATACGAAACATCTGATGTAAGAAGTGATGGAAAAGTTTGGGATATTTATAGTGACTGTAATTTTACATTTGTTACAGATCAAGATTCTGGAAGTGGTGGTACTACAGAGTGTGACAAATATAATAGGGAACATACATTTGCCCAAAGTTGGTATGGTGGTAGTAATTCACATACGTTAAGAGGAGATGCGCATCATGTATTTGCTACAGATAAAAAAGTAAATGGTATTAGAGGAAATTTAGCTTTTGGAGAAGTTTTAACTGCAGATTATACATCTAATAATGGTTCTAAAAGAGGAACAAGTAGTATTACAGGACCAAATGATAAAGTTTTTGAACCCATAGATGAATATAAAGGTGATATAGCTAGAGGTTTACTTTATGTTGCTGTTCGTTATCAAGATGAAATAGCTTCTTGGGAAAACAACAATAATGGTGCAGATAATATGTTAAATGGTACAAGTGATAAAGTTTTTGAACAATGGGCTTTAGATATGTTATATCGTTGGCATACAATAGATCCAGTCAGTCAAAAGGAATTGGATAGAAATGAAGAGATTTTTAAACACCAAAAAAATAGAAATCCGTTTGTAGATCATCCAGAATATGTTAATACAATTTGGAATTCTGTACTTTCTACAGAAAGTTCTTTCAGTTTTAATACAGTTAAAATTTATCCAAATCCCACATCAGGTAAAGATTTATTTATAAAAATAAATAAGTCCACCAATGTAAAAATATTTGATGTTTTAGGAAAACTAGTTATTTCTAATAACGTAGATTCTAATAAAAACAAAATTGATATCTCCTTATTAAAAAAAGGAATTTATATAATTAAGTTGTATCAAAATAACAATATACTTTCTAAAAAGTTAATTATAAGATAA
- a CDS encoding head GIN domain-containing protein: MKFKLTLFLMTLLCINNSLTAQKTIKLKEKFDKVIVSPHIEVVFKKGDKASIKIEEISVPIEKFNYELEKGTLQVYLEGAKTYTKNKKVVIRNQERKVPLYKNRVATLIITYTDVAIFSLRGEEKITFNSPLIQDKCELRIYGKSEVTIPTIDVNKLYVSIYGDSFLNIEKGTIEKQKITAYGASKVMASDAVSKETKITAYGSGTFQLNATESIKITSYGEATVLYKGDAKLKKGIVIGESTIKKVQ; this comes from the coding sequence ATGAAATTCAAATTAACCCTTTTCTTAATGACTTTATTATGTATTAATAATAGTTTAACAGCTCAGAAAACAATAAAACTTAAAGAAAAGTTTGATAAAGTAATTGTAAGTCCACATATAGAAGTGGTTTTTAAAAAAGGGGACAAGGCAAGCATTAAAATTGAAGAAATTAGTGTTCCTATAGAAAAGTTTAATTACGAATTAGAAAAAGGTACGCTTCAAGTATATTTAGAAGGAGCAAAAACCTATACTAAAAATAAAAAAGTTGTTATTAGAAACCAGGAAAGAAAAGTCCCATTATATAAGAATAGAGTAGCTACTTTAATTATTACTTATACAGATGTTGCTATTTTTTCATTAAGAGGTGAAGAAAAAATTACTTTTAATAGCCCATTAATTCAAGATAAATGCGAATTACGTATTTATGGTAAATCGGAAGTTACCATTCCAACTATAGATGTGAATAAATTATACGTTTCTATTTATGGAGATAGTTTTTTAAACATTGAAAAAGGAACAATTGAAAAGCAAAAAATAACAGCTTATGGAGCTAGTAAGGTTATGGCTTCAGATGCAGTTTCTAAAGAAACTAAAATAACTGCTTATGGAAGTGGAACCTTTCAATTAAATGCAACAGAAAGTATAAAAATAACTTCATATGGTGAAGCAACTGTCTTATATAAAGGCGATGCAAAACTAAAAAAAGGAATTGTTATTGGAGAATCTACTATAAAAAAGGTTCAATAA
- a CDS encoding RsmB/NOP family class I SAM-dependent RNA methyltransferase, with product MRLHRNLTFAVIDSIRDIFNEGVYADKAVEKALKRDKRWGARDRKFVAETIYDIVRWNRLYAEIAEVKLPYDRDNIWRLFSVWCILRGIALPDWNQIGDHVPERRIKGRFAELSRTRKFRESIPDWMDELCLSELGEEVWTKEIAALNEQAKVILRTNTLNISREILQKKLHAENVVTEFVPNHPDALVLPERANVFKTEAFHNGFFEVQDASSQLVAAYLDVKPGMKVVDTCAGAGGKTLHLSALMENKGQIIAMDIYESKLRKLKVRAKRNKAHNIDMRVIDSTKPIKKLHGKADRVLIDAPCSGLGVIRRNPDSKWKLQPEFIDNIKKVQQDVLQQYSKMVKPRGKMVYATCSILPSENQDQVNKFLTSESGKDFTFVSDKKVLAHISGFDGFYMALLERK from the coding sequence ATGAGATTACATAGAAATTTAACATTTGCTGTTATTGACAGTATTAGAGATATATTTAACGAAGGAGTTTATGCAGATAAAGCTGTAGAAAAAGCCTTAAAAAGAGATAAACGTTGGGGAGCAAGAGATCGTAAGTTTGTTGCAGAAACAATTTACGATATTGTTCGTTGGAATCGTTTATATGCAGAAATTGCAGAAGTTAAGCTTCCTTATGACCGAGATAACATTTGGAGATTATTCTCTGTTTGGTGTATTTTAAGAGGAATTGCCTTACCAGATTGGAATCAAATTGGTGATCATGTTCCAGAAAGAAGAATTAAAGGACGTTTTGCAGAATTATCTAGAACAAGAAAATTTAGAGAATCTATTCCAGATTGGATGGACGAATTATGTCTTTCTGAATTAGGTGAAGAAGTTTGGACAAAAGAAATTGCAGCTTTAAATGAGCAAGCAAAAGTAATTTTAAGAACGAATACTTTAAATATTTCAAGAGAAATTCTTCAAAAAAAATTACATGCAGAAAATGTAGTTACAGAATTTGTTCCTAATCATCCAGATGCTTTAGTTTTACCAGAAAGAGCAAATGTTTTTAAAACAGAAGCTTTTCATAATGGTTTTTTTGAAGTTCAAGATGCTTCTTCTCAATTAGTGGCTGCATATTTAGACGTAAAACCAGGAATGAAAGTAGTAGATACTTGTGCTGGAGCTGGGGGTAAAACTTTGCATTTATCAGCATTAATGGAAAATAAAGGGCAAATAATTGCTATGGATATTTACGAAAGTAAACTTCGTAAATTAAAAGTTAGAGCCAAAAGAAACAAAGCGCATAATATAGACATGCGTGTGATTGATTCTACAAAACCAATTAAAAAATTACACGGTAAGGCAGACAGAGTTTTAATTGACGCTCCATGTTCTGGTTTAGGTGTCATTCGTAGAAATCCTGATTCTAAATGGAAATTACAGCCAGAATTTATCGACAATATTAAAAAAGTACAACAAGACGTATTACAACAATATTCTAAAATGGTAAAACCAAGAGGGAAAATGGTGTATGCAACTTGTTCTATTTTACCATCGGAAAACCAAGATCAAGTTAATAAATTCTTAACATCAGAATCAGGAAAAGACTTTACCTTTGTCTCTGACAAAAAAGTATTGGCACATATTTCTGGTTTCGATGGTTTTTATATGGCGTTGTTAGAAAGAAAATAA
- a CDS encoding helix-turn-helix domain-containing protein, protein MKLTYFNVDKTSHLVEDFYHIAYSKKIVPLNATIIPLGNTGIAYIYSNGQKISLNNNETVIKNLIINGQFYKSYKFNVSEIGSACGLSFKPTALHKLTGLDISKFSHKYSVFNQIDKILADKFENIFINHNNDFKKLFEKLEKLLLEIPIIENKNTIAIDKVLHTIHLKEGMISVNELLNEIPFGQKTLETLFKKMVGLTPAKYIRIFRFKNLMKQYESNKISLKDLIYMYDYYDESHFAKDFKAFTSKSFKDYFKDEFTLIKKALKKP, encoded by the coding sequence ATGAAACTAACTTATTTTAATGTAGATAAAACAAGTCATTTAGTTGAAGATTTTTATCACATTGCATATTCAAAAAAAATAGTTCCATTAAATGCAACTATAATACCTCTTGGCAATACAGGTATAGCTTATATTTACTCTAATGGTCAAAAAATTTCATTAAATAATAATGAAACTGTAATTAAAAATTTAATTATAAATGGGCAATTCTACAAGTCTTACAAGTTTAATGTAAGTGAAATTGGTTCTGCTTGTGGATTAAGTTTTAAACCTACAGCCCTTCATAAATTAACGGGTTTAGATATATCTAAATTTTCGCATAAATATTCTGTTTTTAACCAAATAGATAAAATTCTTGCTGATAAGTTTGAAAATATTTTTATAAATCATAATAATGATTTCAAAAAATTATTCGAAAAACTAGAAAAACTACTATTAGAAATACCTATAATAGAGAATAAAAATACAATTGCAATAGATAAGGTTTTACATACCATTCATTTAAAAGAAGGGATGATATCTGTAAATGAATTATTAAATGAAATTCCTTTCGGTCAAAAGACTTTAGAAACTCTATTTAAAAAAATGGTAGGTTTAACACCAGCAAAATACATTAGAATTTTTCGCTTTAAAAATTTAATGAAACAATATGAAAGCAATAAAATAAGTCTAAAAGATTTAATTTATATGTATGATTATTATGATGAATCTCACTTTGCAAAAGATTTTAAAGCTTTTACATCTAAATCTTTTAAAGATTATTTTAAAGATGAATTTACACTTATAAAAAAAGCTTTAAAAAAACCATAA
- a CDS encoding endonuclease, giving the protein MMKKNILYLFLLFTVFSYAQESYYSDVDLNLTGLSLKDELATKIINTHTRFLSYDQVWDASKATDVNPENSNQVLLVYGWENGSDSDGTNDRERGINNNGGSVGQWNREHVYARSLGNPNLGDSGPGSDAHHLRPSDTQRNSSRSNEKFAEGSGVQSLRTNNGWYPGDEWKGDVARMMMYMYLRYGSRCLPSNIGIGDNSATPDDMIDLFLKWNAEDKVSDFEKQRNTYHENTSNLEAQGNRNPFIDNPRLATRIWGGPEAEDIWGIYSNTDTENPTVPTNVTATNITTFSVDVSWDASTDNVAVTSYDVFVDGVLNSNVTNTSTKIIGLDSNTSFAITVLAKDVANNESAQSAPINITTIEDIEAPTIPANIVISNETGTSFKASWSASTDNTAVTGYEVFVDGSFLATTTDITYTVTNLTISTTYNLQVLAKDAVNNKSNLSSGVNATTTDGSTTTANELFFSEYVEGSRNNKAVEIVNVTSADVDLSAYSIKRQKDGGEEGDEWEHPLLLSGTLIKGDVYVIINGSSDLQTLIDEANFVQPNSSATNFGAPINFNGDDPVGLFKNDILIDIIGVYNGGTANFAKDKTLRRKSGVSQPNTAFDLDNEWDVLPKDTVDDIGKHNSTLSVNSFLLDGFKIYPNPINTILTIQNSKNKTINKASIYTLLGKNIMNIKNPSKEINVAFLSKGIYILKLEVENKVHSIKIVKE; this is encoded by the coding sequence ATGATGAAAAAAAATATACTTTATCTATTTCTTTTATTTACAGTATTCTCATATGCTCAAGAATCTTATTACAGTGATGTAGATTTAAATCTTACGGGTCTGTCTTTAAAAGATGAATTAGCAACAAAAATTATAAACACTCATACTCGTTTTTTATCTTATGACCAAGTATGGGACGCCTCAAAAGCAACAGATGTAAACCCAGAAAACAGTAATCAAGTACTATTGGTTTATGGTTGGGAAAATGGTTCAGATAGTGATGGTACCAATGACAGAGAACGTGGCATAAATAATAATGGTGGTAGTGTTGGTCAATGGAATAGAGAACATGTTTATGCTCGTTCTTTAGGAAATCCAAATTTAGGTGATTCTGGACCAGGTTCAGACGCACACCATTTAAGACCTTCAGATACACAAAGAAACTCTTCTAGAAGTAATGAAAAATTTGCAGAAGGTTCTGGAGTTCAATCCTTAAGAACAAATAATGGTTGGTATCCTGGAGATGAATGGAAAGGAGATGTTGCAAGAATGATGATGTATATGTATTTACGTTATGGTAGCAGATGTTTACCTAGTAATATTGGAATTGGTGATAATTCTGCAACTCCAGATGATATGATAGATTTATTTCTAAAATGGAATGCTGAAGATAAAGTTTCCGATTTTGAAAAACAAAGAAATACATATCATGAAAACACAAGTAATCTAGAAGCACAAGGAAATAGAAATCCTTTTATAGACAACCCTAGATTAGCAACAAGAATTTGGGGAGGTCCTGAAGCTGAAGATATTTGGGGAATTTACTCAAATACAGATACAGAAAACCCTACAGTTCCTACAAATGTTACAGCTACAAATATTACTACATTTTCAGTGGATGTTTCTTGGGATGCTTCAACAGATAATGTTGCTGTTACTAGTTACGATGTCTTTGTAGATGGAGTTTTAAATTCAAATGTTACAAATACTTCAACAAAAATAATTGGTTTAGATTCTAATACTTCATTTGCTATTACTGTTTTGGCAAAAGATGTAGCAAATAATGAATCTGCGCAAAGCGCACCAATAAACATAACAACTATAGAAGATATTGAAGCCCCAACAATACCTGCAAATATTGTTATTAGTAATGAAACAGGAACTTCATTTAAAGCAAGTTGGTCAGCTTCAACAGACAATACAGCTGTAACTGGTTATGAGGTTTTTGTTGATGGAAGTTTTCTAGCAACAACTACAGATATTACATATACTGTAACTAATTTAACAATATCTACAACTTATAATTTACAAGTATTAGCTAAAGATGCTGTTAATAATAAATCTAATTTATCATCTGGTGTAAATGCAACAACTACAGATGGCTCTACAACAACAGCCAATGAATTATTCTTTTCAGAATATGTAGAAGGCTCTCGTAATAATAAAGCAGTTGAAATTGTAAATGTAACATCTGCTGATGTAGACTTAAGTGCTTACAGTATAAAAAGACAAAAAGATGGTGGTGAAGAAGGAGATGAATGGGAACATCCTTTACTACTTTCTGGCACACTTATAAAAGGAGATGTTTATGTAATAATTAATGGAAGTTCTGATTTACAAACTTTAATTGATGAAGCAAACTTTGTACAACCAAATTCTAGCGCAACAAATTTTGGAGCACCAATAAATTTTAATGGTGATGATCCTGTTGGGTTGTTTAAAAATGATATTCTAATTGATATAATTGGTGTTTATAATGGGGGAACAGCAAATTTTGCTAAAGACAAGACTTTACGTCGAAAAAGTGGAGTTTCTCAACCAAATACAGCTTTTGATTTAGATAACGAATGGGATGTTTTACCAAAAGATACTGTAGATGATATTGGAAAACACAATAGCACTTTAAGTGTAAATAGTTTTTTATTAGATGGATTCAAAATATATCCAAATCCAATAAATACAATTTTAACAATACAAAATAGTAAGAATAAAACCATCAATAAAGCTTCTATTTATACACTTTTAGGGAAAAATATTATGAATATTAAAAATCCTTCTAAAGAAATTAACGTAGCTTTTTTGTCCAAAGGAATTTATATCCTTAAATTAGAAGTTGAAAATAAAGTACATTCTATAAAAATTGTTAAAGAATAA